A single region of the Salvia splendens isolate huo1 chromosome 18, SspV2, whole genome shotgun sequence genome encodes:
- the LOC121777461 gene encoding uncharacterized protein LOC121777461 isoform X2, protein MEVLDLSGTELYDLPAEISQLDHMKRMHLSFYGPDDESEYELLPCQLVSPSFLSEMEGITSLSISVHPEDHRWTEAVACIVNDISKLEMLSSLYFYFPEIEMFENFIETSSSWNNQSLSKFDFAVGQDVKRIVSRVPDDVESLFSQHERCLRYVNADKTSSLIKSVITRATAFYLDHHTDIRSLSEFDISSFRSMKFCIVRECPKMQAILDEKNARGAFPCLEYLGIYFIWELRQIWKPLSQASRLNRIFKAKNFEALKYLMIKTCPKLRFIFWESMLLCLASLEELVVEDCEGVEKTHTCLPTGAG, encoded by the coding sequence ATGGAGGTACTTGATCTTTCCGGCACTGAGCTCTACGACCTCCCCGCTGAAATCAGTCAGCTTGATCATATGAAGAGAATGCACCTATCCTTCTATGGACCGGATGATGAAAGTGAATACGAGCTTTTGCCATGTCAATTGGTTTCTCCCAGTTTTCTATCAGAGATGGAAGGAATAACATCGTTAAGCATTAGCGTGCACCCTGAAGATCACCGATGGACAGAAGCTGTTGCCTGCATAGTAAATGATATCAGCAAGCTGGAGATGTTGAGTTCCCTTTATTTCTACTTTCCAGAAATAGAAATGTTTGAAAATTTCATTGAAACGAGCTCTTCATGGAATAACCAGAGCTTAAGTAAGTTTGATTTTGCTGTTGGCCAAGATGTAAAGCGAATTGTATCTCGGGTCCCTGATGACGTGGAATCGCTGTTCAGTCAACATGAGAGATGCTTGAGGTATGTTAATGCCGATAAGACATCCTCATTAATTAAAAGTGTTATCACCCGTGCCACAGCATTCTACTTGGATCACCACACTGATATCCGGAGCTTGTCTGAATTCGACATTTCTAGTTTTCGGTCCATGAAATTCTGTATCGTACGAGAGTGTCCAAAAATGCAGGCGATTTTGGATGAGAAAAATGCTAGAGGTGCATTTCCATGTCTAGAGTATCTGGGAATCTACTTTATATGGGAGTTGAGGCAAATTTGGAAGCCACTGTCGCAAGCAAGTAGATTGAACAGAATCTTCAAGGCGAAAAACTTTGAAGCTCTTAAATATCTTATgatcaagacatgcccgaagctACGATTCATATTTTGGGAATCAATGCTTCTATGTCTTGCCAGCCTGGAGGAGCTTGTTGTTGAGGATTGTGAAGGCGTGGAGAAAACTCATACTTGCCTACCTACCGGAGCTGGTTAG
- the LOC121777461 gene encoding putative disease resistance protein At4g19050 isoform X1, which yields MRELRFLDLSDTKIRILPSSLFKLSKLKVLLFRNCICIEKLPPEIGDLKKMEVLDLSGTELYDLPAEISQLDHMKRMHLSFYGPDDESEYELLPCQLVSPSFLSEMEGITSLSISVHPEDHRWTEAVACIVNDISKLEMLSSLYFYFPEIEMFENFIETSSSWNNQSLSKFDFAVGQDVKRIVSRVPDDVESLFSQHERCLRYVNADKTSSLIKSVITRATAFYLDHHTDIRSLSEFDISSFRSMKFCIVRECPKMQAILDEKNARGAFPCLEYLGIYFIWELRQIWKPLSQASRLNRIFKAKNFEALKYLMIKTCPKLRFIFWESMLLCLASLEELVVEDCEGVEKTHTCLPTGAG from the coding sequence ATGCGAGAGTTGCGTTTTCTAGACTTATCAGATACCAAAATCAGGATATTACCTAGTTCACTTTTCAAGCTTTCGAAGCTTAAAGTTTTGTTGTTCAGGAACTGCATTTGTATTGAAAAACTTCCGCCTGAAATAGGAGACCTCAAGAAAATGGAGGTACTTGATCTTTCCGGCACTGAGCTCTACGACCTCCCCGCTGAAATCAGTCAGCTTGATCATATGAAGAGAATGCACCTATCCTTCTATGGACCGGATGATGAAAGTGAATACGAGCTTTTGCCATGTCAATTGGTTTCTCCCAGTTTTCTATCAGAGATGGAAGGAATAACATCGTTAAGCATTAGCGTGCACCCTGAAGATCACCGATGGACAGAAGCTGTTGCCTGCATAGTAAATGATATCAGCAAGCTGGAGATGTTGAGTTCCCTTTATTTCTACTTTCCAGAAATAGAAATGTTTGAAAATTTCATTGAAACGAGCTCTTCATGGAATAACCAGAGCTTAAGTAAGTTTGATTTTGCTGTTGGCCAAGATGTAAAGCGAATTGTATCTCGGGTCCCTGATGACGTGGAATCGCTGTTCAGTCAACATGAGAGATGCTTGAGGTATGTTAATGCCGATAAGACATCCTCATTAATTAAAAGTGTTATCACCCGTGCCACAGCATTCTACTTGGATCACCACACTGATATCCGGAGCTTGTCTGAATTCGACATTTCTAGTTTTCGGTCCATGAAATTCTGTATCGTACGAGAGTGTCCAAAAATGCAGGCGATTTTGGATGAGAAAAATGCTAGAGGTGCATTTCCATGTCTAGAGTATCTGGGAATCTACTTTATATGGGAGTTGAGGCAAATTTGGAAGCCACTGTCGCAAGCAAGTAGATTGAACAGAATCTTCAAGGCGAAAAACTTTGAAGCTCTTAAATATCTTATgatcaagacatgcccgaagctACGATTCATATTTTGGGAATCAATGCTTCTATGTCTTGCCAGCCTGGAGGAGCTTGTTGTTGAGGATTGTGAAGGCGTGGAGAAAACTCATACTTGCCTACCTACCGGAGCTGGTTAG